One stretch of Tribolium castaneum strain GA2 chromosome 5, icTriCast1.1, whole genome shotgun sequence DNA includes these proteins:
- the Ziz gene encoding dedicator of cytokinesis protein 9 isoform X3, translating to MTSLNLSSKPHLVEPLDFENFLLKNKTVLQNDPQRELLLYPPDDISEVVLPRRYRTLYQTFPSSEETENCNLFTKQCITSYSTNWNLIHYKYNAYSGSYADLPKIPNVEYKEENYEIDIDTDADDDKPSVDSITKEGYLMKGPEVGSERTFVNIGSKSFKRRYCSLRQEVDGTYILELYKDEKKGEAKVTIVMDFCTDVVKNPKRGRFGFELRMTAGHKSYLLAAENETDFKDWLCKLSSVLQQNKLQEEKRAASLERDRNTPPPSPQVQPYGTLKGLEQSMNPQLIKYARETDVSIAFSRKENRNKLFPLYPHLAANLKSPNSSQGQVEPFKEVFGHRVFLKCESIKFRLQAVDEKDNLCQVEPYHTTLCLFDAKNARKLTENFHFDVNSSCIRKTMFSGNGTDVKLELPQGLSQEWLFFPRQALMSITNPHPDIFLVVRIEKVLQGGICQSSEAYVKANKDPKISLKAYKNIATCCQRLGNYRMPFAWAVRPLFRLYSNELDNTSEFHAIYRQEPNKLTDEELLKLLTEYRKPDKFSKFTVIPGSLQIKIAAMNELPSNCLTTALVPLKPFPVPPSTEPTIEIAEFEASCEKDVHPYTTFVNHLYVYPLSLNFDTQKMFARARNIACMVELRDSDNEEARGLPCIYGRPGQSLLVSQASCAVLHHNTIPTWYEEVKIKLPINLLSTHHLLFVFYHISCDITKKRENGIENCVGYAWLPLLHRGKLNVEVQTVPVAAHLPPGYLAVHPFGLGKGNAGPEIVWIDGQKPIFTVGFNLYSTVNTKDQHLFNLFSHAERLLDPKPSALPSEIETCKVLKALHAIQLTTLITFLPTLLNHLFTLLVATNSEEIGLNIIRVLINLVNMVYEAGRREVLQAYVKYVFVSPVSKRSATVHEEMCKHLPVILHPNNTDFLVVNKFMHHGDFFFDVIIKAMAQHLLLSGRIKMHRHERFSSDYLQKIETLMQILIPYVLNKYKEMPVETKELNKSVAQFLKKCLSLMDRGFVFKLINLYMDKFNPGDPRVLQEYKFAFLEIICNHEHYVAFNLPIQHNKLSPKNRSPDNLQEFTLSEEFCKHHFVVALLLQEIKTSLNEVTPIRRIALNTLRDLLAKHELDDRYQNKGQLSRIALIYMPWLAIVLENLNRLDVRERSDGHDSIANRISSSSSYMFGKSSAASDATPRSHRFTLHIDKDSPMHIRNSAFFEAIAGQTLVNGNSLSIDSDISAISGDAQSTASQDTTIIRDEVLRNGDAKASHTRTTSHVQRYDKLQQHEVKDVLLIFLFVVKYIGEDQLITWWQQYSDGDVTNFFTVLEMCLHCFKYVGERNVTVVKSQTVDSVKSNPKKAHTLPARMNPAEINHENTSTLVIHMANRENLVSAENEVLKKQQAVLEQHLATEVGMITLDAMGLYCMNFRKNLLVGDGENDVMRKIFDIYLSFMQIGQSEALFKHVFAALRAFINNYSAVLFQGNAVLCGRLCYELLKCCNSRLSSVRQESCAILYLLMRSNFEFTNRKGLTRVHLQVIISVSQMLGSIVGLNNARFQESLSMINSYASSDKAMKGTGFPVEVKDLTKRIRTVLMATLQMREHHHDPEMLVDLQHSLANSYASTPELRHTWLETMTRNHVRDGNFSEATCCQLHIAALMAEYLKLKRIQPWGAEVFEKISSNISRDEKGLKLDAGVQDVQYTEIVLLDQLETCAEYVDKSERYEIMGELYKLIVPIYEKARNYEMLMKSYQTLAQNYEKVLQANKSGRRLLGRYYRVGFYGQYFEEDSGVEYVYKEPKVTSLSEISERLQKQYCDKFGQDVVKMIQDSTPVNASELDAKLAYIQVTHVTPYLEKTDLEDRQNEFEQNHDINTFMFETPFTKDGKARGNPEEQWKRRTILKTEYSFPYVKKRIKVSSKRTVELSPIEVAINEMQIRVQELEDVVFTEPTDAKKLQLLLQGSVCVQVNAGPLAYASVFLDPALCNMYPEDKVEELKDIYREFLKICYSALQVNGKLISQDQYEYQEVLRQNYKKLCTSLSNLFGESLWPHDETGSFKRNSMALFSAISGASQNSSTA from the exons ATGACTTCGTTAAATTTAAGT AGTAAACCGCACCTTGTCGAGCCTCTAGACTTTGAGAATTTTCTTCTCAAGAACAAGACCGTGCTTCAGAATGACCCCCAACGCGAGCTCTTACTCTACCCGCCTGATGATATCTCC GAAGTTGTTCTACCGAGGAGGTACCGAACTCTGTATCAAACATTTCCCTCGAGTGAGGAAACGGAAAACTGCAATCTCTTCACAAAACAGTGCATTACTAGCTATTCAACCAACTGGAACTTGATTCACTACAAATATAATGCTTATTCTGGGAGCTATGCTGATCTTCCCAAAATACCAAATGTGGAATACAAGGAGGAGAACTACGAGATTGATATTGATACGGATGCTGATGATGATAAGCCAAGCGTCGATAGTATAACGAAAGAGGGGTATTTGATGAAGGGCCCAGAGGTTGGCTCGGAGAGAACTTTCGTCAACATCGGATCAAAGAGTTTCAAACGGAGGTACTGTTCGTTGCGGCAAGAAGTCGACGGCACCTACATTCTAGAGCTGTACAAAGACGAGAAGAAAGGCGAGGCAAAGGTCACCATCGTGATGGATTTTTGTACGGACGTTGTCAAG AATCCGAAACGGGGGCGTTTTGGCTTCGAGCTGCGGATGACCGCCGGCCACAAGTCCTACCTACTGGCAGCTGAGAACGAGACCGATTTCAAAGACTGGCTGTGTAAGTTGAGTTCCGTTCTCCAACAGAACAAACTTCAGGAGGAAAAGCGCGCCGCGTCCCTTGAGCGAG ATCGCAACACCCCTCCGCCTTCGCCTCAGGTGCAGCCGTACGGCACCCTCAAGGGCTTGGAACAGAGCATGAACCCCCAACTGATCAAATACGCCCGCGAGACCGACGTCAGTATTGCATTTTCACGCAAAGAAAACCGCAACAAGCTCTTCCCCCTCTACCCCCATCTCGCCGCCAACTTGAAGTCCCCCAATTCTAGTCAGGGCCAAGTGGAGCCGTTTAAAGAAGTGTTCGGCCATCGGGTCTTCCTCAAGTGCGAGAGCATCAAATTTCGGCTGCAAGCCGTCGACGAGAAAGACAATCTGTGCCAAGTGGAGCCATACCACACCACTTTGTGCCTGTTCGATGCCAAAAATGCGAGAAAGTTGACGGAGAATTTTCACTTCGACGTGAACAGTTCGTGCATTCGTAAAACAATGTTTAGTGGGAACGGAACGGACGTTAAGTTGGAGTTACCGCAAGGGCTGTCGCAGGAGTGGTTGTTTTTCCCGCGACAAGCCTTGATGAGTATCACGAACCCGCATCCGGATATTTTTCTAGTTGTGCGAATTGAAAAAGTGCTTCAAGGGGGGATTTGCCAGAGTTCCGAGGCGTACGTCAAGGCCAATAAGGACCCCAAGATCAGCCTGAAGGCGTATAAGAACATCGCAACGTGTTGTCAAAGACTGGGGAACTACCGGATGCCATTCGCGTGGGCCGTCAGGCCGTTGTTTAG ACTGTACAGTAACGAATTAGACAACACGTCGGAGTTTCACGCCATCTACCGCCAAGAACCGAACAAATTAACCGACGAAGAgcttttgaaacttttaactGAATACCGAAAACCCGACAAGTTTAGCAAATTCACTGTGATCCCAGGTTCCttacaaattaaaatcgcTGCCATGAACGAGTTACCATCGA ATTGTTTGACGACCGCCTTAGTCCCTCTAAAACCCTTCCCTGTCCCCCCGAGCACCGAGCCCACAATCGAAATAGCCGAATTCGAAGCAAGTTGCGAGAAAGATGTGCACCCGTACACAACTTTCGTGAACCACCTTTACGTCTATCCGCTCAGTCTCAATTTCGACACCCAGAAGATGTTCGCTCGGGCTCGAAACATCGCCTGCATGGTCGAATTGAGAGACTCGGACAACGAGGAGGCACGGGGGCTTCCTTGCATTTATGGACGCCCAGGGCAGAGTCTCCTAGTGTCTCAAGCATCGTGCGCTGTTTTGCATCACAATACCATACCCACGTGGTACGAAGAAGTGAAAATAAAGCTCCCGATAAACTTGTTATCGACGCAtcatttgttgtttgttttttaccaCATTTCCTGTGATATTACGAAAAAGAGGGAGAACGGGATTGAGAATTGTGTGGGGTATGCGTGGCTGCCGCTATTACATAGGGGGAAACTAAACGTGGAGGTGCAGACAGTGCCGGTGGCGGCGCATCTGCCCCCGGGTTATTTGGCGGTGCATCCCTTCGGACTGGGCAAAGGG AATGCTGGGCCTGAAATTGTGTGGATAGACGGCCAAAAACCGATTTTTACCGTCGGTTTCAACCTCTACTCAACCGTAAATACAAAAGACCAACACttgttcaatttatttagCCACGCCGAGCGACTCCTTGACCCCAAACCGTCGGCCTTACCGTCAGAAATTGAAACCTGTAAGGTCCTTAAAGCCCTCCACGCCATCCAACTCACTACACTAATAACATTCCTTCCAACTCTTCTCAATCACTTGTTTACGCTTTTGGTGGCAACGAATAGCGAAGAGATCGGTTTGAACATCATCAGAGTGCTTATCAATTTAGTTAATATGGTGTATGAAGCCGGTCGGAGAGAAGTACTGCAGGCTTATGTTAAGTACGTTTTTGTTAGTCCAGTGAGTAAAAGGAGCGCAACGGTACACGAAGAAATGTGCAAGCATTTGCCGGTGATTTTGCACCCGAATAACACCGATTTCCTGGTGGTGAACAAATTTATGCACCACGGTGATTTCTTCTTTGATGTTATTATCAAAGCAATGGCCCAACATCTACTACTTTCGGGCCGTATTAAG ATGCATCGACACGAGCGCTTCTCATCCGACTATCTTCAGAAAATCGAAACCTTGATGCAAATTCTCATTCCGTACGTTCTAAACAAGTACAAAGAAATGCCAGTCGAGACAAAGGAACTGAACAAAAGTGTAGCCCAATTTCTGAAGAAATGTCTTTCACTGATGGACCGTGGCTTCGtttttaaactgataaatCTCTACATGGACAAGTTCAACCCGGGGGATCCCCGAGTGTTACAAGAGTACAAATTCGCCTTTTTGGAAATCATTTGCAACCACGAACACTACGTTGCGTTTAATTTACCGATCCAGCACAACAAACTCAGTCCGAAAAACCGGTCGCCCGACAACCTGCAAGAGTTCACGCTTTCGGAGGAGTTTTGCAAGCACCACTTCGTCGTGGCTTTGCTTCTGCAAGAGATAAAGACCTCGCTGAACGAAGTGACGCCCATCAGACGCATCGCCTTGAACACGCTGAGAGACCTACTAGCGAAACACGAACTGGACGACAGGTACCAGAATAAGGGACAGTTGAGTCGCATCGCTTTGATTTACATGCCCTGGCTGGCCATCGTTTTGGAGAATTTGAACAGACTGGACGTGAGGGAGAGAAGCGACGGGCATGATAGTATCGCAAATAGGATTTCGTCCAGTAGTTCGTACATGTTCGGCAAGAGCTCGGCGGCGAGCGATGCCACCCCCAGGAGTCACAGGTTCACGTTGCACATCGACAAGGACAGTCCGATGCATATCCGGAATTCGGCGTTTTTCGAAGCCATCGCTGGGCAAA CTCTAGTCAATGGCAATTCGCTCAGCATCGACTCGGACATCTCGGCCATTTCGGGCGATGCCCAGTCGACCGCATCCCAGGACACGACCATCATCCGGGACGAGGTGCTCCGTAACGGCGACGCGAAGGCCTCGCATACGCGCACCACGTCCCACGTGCAACGTTACGACAAACTGCAACAGCACGAAGTGAAAGACGTGCTCCTGATCTTCCTCTTCGTGGTCAAATACATCGGGGAGGATCAGCTGATCACCTGGTGGCAGCAATACAGCGACGGCGATGTCACCAATTTTTTCACAGTGCTTGAGATGTGTCTGCACTGTTTTAAGTACGTGGGCGAGCGGAACGTGACGGTGGTCAAGTCGCAGACTGTCGATAGCGTCAAGAGCAATCCGAAGAAGGCGCATACGTTGCCTGCGCGCATGAATCCAGCCGAGATAAACCACGAGAATACGAGCACTTTGGTCATTCACATGGCGAATCGCGAGAATCTGGTGAGTGCGGAGAACGAAGTGCTGAAGAAACAGCAAGCGGTGCTGGAGCAGCACCTGGCGACCGAAGTGGGCATGATTACGTTGGACGCGATGGGCTTGTACTGCATGAACTTTCGGAAGAATTTGCTAGTCGGGGACGGGGAGAATGACGTGATGAGGAAGATCTTCGATATTTACTTGAGCTTTATGCAGATTGGGCAGAGTGAAGCCTTGTTCAAGCACGTGTTTGCGGCCCTGAGGGCGTTCATTAACAACTACTCGGCGGTCCTTTTTCAAG gtAATGCTGTGCTCTGTGGCCGTTTGTGCTACGAACTGCTGAAATGTTGCAATAGTCGTTTGTCGTCAGTTCGGCAGGAATCCTGTGCAATACTGTACCTTCTAATGCGAAGCAATTTCGAATTTACGAATCGGAAAGGTCTGACTCGTGTTCACCTCCAAGTCATAATATCGGTCTCCCAAATGCTAGGAAGTATCGTAGGATTAAACAATGCCCGTTTTCAAGAGAGCCTGTCCATGATTAACAGCTACGCCTCCAGTGATAAGGCCATGAAAGGGACAGGCTTTCCTGTCGAGGTGAAGGACTTGACGAAGCGCATCCGCACCGTGCTCATGGCCACCCTCCAAATGCGCGAGCACCACCACGACCCCGAAATGCTGGTCGACCTCCAGCACAGTCTCGCGAATTCGTACGCCTCCACGCCGGAGCTGCGGCACACGTGGCTGGAGACGATGACGCGTAACCACGTCCGTGACGGCAACTTCTCCGAAGCCACTTGCTGTCAGCTACACATTGCCGCCCTCATGGCTGAGTATCTCAAACTGAAGAGAATTCAGCCGTGGGGTGCGGaagtgtttgaaaagattTCGTCGAACATTTCGCGTGACGAGAAAGGGCTCAAGTTGGACGCCGGCGTCCAGGATGTGCAATACACCGAGATTGTGCTTCTGGATCAGCTAGAAACGTGCGCTGAATACGTGGACAAGTCGGAGAGATACGAAATCATGGGCGAGTTGTACAAGTTGATTGTGCCGATTTACGAGAAAGCCCGGAATTATGAGATGTTGATGAAGTCGTACCAGACTTTGGCGCAGAATTACGAGAAGGTGCTGCAAGCGAATAAGAGCGGGAGGAGGCTGTTGGGGAGGTACTACCGGGTGGGGTTCTATGGGCAGTATTTTGAGGAGGACAGCGGGGTGGAGTACGTGTATAAGGAGCCGAAAGTGACGTCGCTGAGTGAGATTTCGGAACGGCTGCAGAAGCAGTACTGTGATAAGTTCGGGCAGGATGTGGTCAAGATGATTCAGGATTCGACACCT GTAAATGCCAGCGAACTGGACGCCAAACTGGCGTACATCCAAGTGACCCACGTGACCCcatatttggaaaaaaccgACTTGGAAGACCGCCAGAACGAATTCGAGCAAAATCACGACATCAACACCTTCATGTTCGAGACGCCGTTCACAAAAGACGGCAAAGCCAGAGGCAATCCGGAGGAACAGTGGAAACGACGGACAATTCtcaaaa cCGAATATTCATTTCCATACGTCAAAAAGCGTATTAAAGTCAGCTCGAAACGAACAGTCGAACTCAGTCCAATCGAAGTGGCCATCAACGAAATGCAGATCCGGGTCCAGGAGCTGGAGGATGTCGTTTTTACCGAACCTACAGACGCGAAAAAATTGCAGTTGCTTTTACAAGGCAGTGTTTGTGTCCAAGTCAATGCTGGGCCCCTAGCTTACGCGTCTGTGTTTTTGGATCCGGCCCTGTGCAATATGTATCCTGAGGATAAAGTCGAGGAGTTGAAAGATATTTACAG AGAGTTTTTGAAGATTTGCTACTCGGCGTTACAAGTTAATGGAAAACTGATATCGCAAGACCAGTACGAGTACCAGGAAGTGTTGAGAcagaattacaaaaagttgTGTACGTCGCTCTCTAACTTGTTTGGGGAGTCGTTGTGGCCCCATGACGAGACAGGGAGCTTCAAACGTAATAGTATGGCGTTGTTTAGTGCCATAAGTGGGGCTTCGCAAAATTCGAGTACCGCataa